A DNA window from Acropora palmata chromosome 12, jaAcrPala1.3, whole genome shotgun sequence contains the following coding sequences:
- the LOC141859895 gene encoding uncharacterized protein LOC141859895 produces the protein MLFEAIYFFVFAILVARSNPMKEHHWLSWCWLYLLLCNNLFLCQDSCRKIVFLEPTEDAALQNHLIRTIVPSVSEHFCRVQCYLENECVSYNYGQEKCQLNNSTAAEHPLDLKAKRNFIYRGIQTSTNVRAVKPIHAKMAAHVLMSLGHSSVNAQRDSLALDAKQLFLNVRATSLSMHRIETWTSKDRGQNVTTISQQNGIVFKAKQENNWRLNVHQSRDVTPI, from the exons ATGCTGTTCGAGGCTATTTACTTCTTCGTCTTTGCAATTCTTGTTGCACGGTCGAACCCGATGAAAGAACACCACTGGCTTAGTTGGTGCTGGTTATACCTTCTGCTTTGTAATAACTTATTTCTTTGTCAAG ATAGCTGTCGGAAGATAGTGTTCCTCGAACCAACAGAAGATGCTGCACTTCAAAACCACTTGATCCGAACTATTGTGCCTTCCGTGTCGGAGCATTTCTGCAGAGTTCAGTGTTACCTTGAAAACGAATGTGTCTCCTATAACTACGgacaagaaaaatgccaaCTCAATAACTCGACGGCTGCTGAACATCCGCTCGACCTGAAAGCAAAACGAAACTTCATCTATCGAGGAATTCAG aCATCGACGAATGTACGAGCGGTAAAACCAATCCATGCCAAAATGGCGGCACATGTGTTAATGTCCTTGGGGCATTCCAGTGTCAATGCCCAGAGGGATTCATTGGCGCTCGATGCGAAACAG TTGTTCCTGAATGTGCGAGCTACATCACTCTCAATGCATCGGATAGAAACGTGGACTTCAAAGGACCGAGGACAAAATGTGACAACAATCTCGCAACAGAATGGTATCGTTTTCAAGGCCAAGCAGGAAAACAACTGGCGATTAAATGTCCACCAGTCCAGAGATGTAACACCGATTTGA